One Sediminibacillus dalangtanensis genomic region harbors:
- the minD gene encoding septum site-determining protein MinD, producing MGEAIVITSGKGGVGKTTTTANIGTALALMEKKVCLIDTDIGLRNLDVVMGLENRIIYDIVDVIQKRCKLKQALIKDKRFDCLYLLPAAQTSDKSDLTPEGMEAIVAELKQEYDYILIDCPAGIEQGYKNAVAGADKAIVVTTPEKSSVRDADRIIGLLEKEEKVEPPHLIVNRIRNHMVKNGDMLDVDEIVQILSVELLGIVADDDEVIKASNHGEPVAFHPNTKASLAYRNIARRILGETVPLLSLEEEKGMFAKMKKFLGMRS from the coding sequence ATGGGTGAAGCAATCGTAATTACTTCTGGTAAGGGCGGTGTGGGTAAGACCACCACAACGGCCAACATAGGTACTGCGCTCGCGTTAATGGAGAAAAAAGTTTGTCTGATCGATACGGACATCGGGCTTCGTAATTTAGACGTTGTCATGGGTCTCGAAAACCGGATTATTTATGATATCGTTGATGTTATCCAGAAGCGCTGTAAGTTGAAACAAGCGCTGATAAAAGATAAACGATTTGATTGTTTGTATCTGCTTCCTGCTGCCCAGACGAGTGATAAATCGGATCTTACTCCTGAGGGGATGGAAGCAATTGTTGCTGAATTGAAACAAGAATATGATTACATTTTAATAGATTGTCCCGCAGGCATCGAACAGGGTTATAAAAATGCAGTTGCTGGTGCAGATAAGGCGATTGTCGTGACGACACCAGAAAAATCAAGCGTGCGGGATGCAGACCGTATCATCGGTTTGTTGGAAAAAGAAGAAAAAGTGGAGCCGCCTCATTTGATCGTTAATCGCATCCGGAATCATATGGTGAAAAATGGCGATATGCTTGATGTGGATGAAATAGTACAAATTCTGTCAGTTGAATTACTGGGGATAGTCGCAGACGATGATGAGGTGATCAAAGCTTCCAATCACGGCGAACCCGTTGCTTTTCACCCGAATACAAAAGCATCACTGGCCTATCGGAATATAGCTCGGCGAATTCTCGGCGAAACGGTACCACTTTTGTCGCTAGAAGAAGAAAAAGGCATGTTCGCCAAAATGAAAAAATTCTTGGGGATGCGTTCCTGA
- the minC gene encoding septum site-determining protein MinC codes for MAGSKQLITIKGTRDGLTLYIDDSCSFSEMLTELEATLSTNHVAEDEPMITVTIQLGNRYLHENQEEQLRELIRSKNKLVVQSIESNVISKKQALDWLEDSEVKVVNRVVRSGQVIEVQGDMLLIGDVNPGGKIMASGNIFVMGNLRGVAHAGVPNNREAVIAAAYMKPTQLRIADYISRSPDYETEGVYMECGIIDHEKEKIIIDRLQILARKRPDLNGFERRMIHG; via the coding sequence GTGGCAGGCAGCAAGCAACTAATAACGATAAAAGGAACTCGGGATGGTCTTACCCTGTATATTGATGATTCATGCTCATTCAGTGAAATGCTTACGGAACTCGAAGCAACCCTGTCTACTAATCACGTGGCAGAAGATGAGCCAATGATCACTGTGACCATCCAACTGGGGAATCGTTATTTACATGAAAATCAAGAAGAACAACTGCGTGAGTTGATCCGCAGTAAAAATAAATTGGTCGTTCAATCGATCGAATCAAATGTCATTTCGAAAAAGCAGGCACTGGATTGGCTGGAGGACAGTGAAGTCAAAGTGGTTAACAGAGTAGTCCGTTCGGGTCAGGTAATCGAGGTTCAGGGGGACATGTTGTTGATCGGAGATGTAAATCCTGGCGGAAAGATTATGGCCAGCGGAAACATTTTCGTGATGGGGAATTTACGGGGAGTCGCCCATGCAGGAGTGCCCAACAATCGTGAAGCGGTGATTGCCGCTGCTTACATGAAGCCAACCCAGCTGCGGATAGCTGATTACATCAGTCGTTCCCCGGACTATGAAACAGAAGGCGTTTACATGGAATGCGGAATCATCGACCACGAGAAAGAAAAAATCATCATAGACCGTCTTCAGATTCTGGCACGAAAACGTCCTGATTTAAACGGGTTTGAAAGGAGAATGATACATGGGTGA
- the mreD gene encoding rod shape-determining protein MreD, giving the protein MVKFYLPLFLLLLLVLEGVAVDFLPNSLVTGRWMIAAHWVLLYLVLISIFYDLENTYVSVLYAIAFGLMIDIVYTSVLGVYMFIYPLVVYGIHGLKKLLHTNFLVALVLSALAVALADTGVYIVYSFIGLTELPWQDYFYIRLIPTLLANVLFLLLIYPLTKQKLVKWSTDRFNSTGKL; this is encoded by the coding sequence ATGGTAAAATTCTATCTTCCTCTTTTTCTTTTACTCCTGTTGGTATTGGAGGGTGTCGCCGTTGATTTCCTCCCGAACAGCCTGGTAACCGGCCGCTGGATGATTGCAGCTCACTGGGTGTTGCTATACTTGGTGTTAATCAGTATTTTTTACGACTTGGAAAATACATATGTATCGGTGTTATATGCCATCGCCTTCGGTTTGATGATTGATATTGTTTATACCAGCGTTTTAGGCGTTTACATGTTTATCTATCCTTTAGTCGTTTATGGAATTCACGGGTTGAAAAAGCTGCTTCACACCAACTTTCTGGTGGCATTGGTGCTTTCCGCCCTTGCAGTTGCTCTTGCAGATACTGGTGTTTATATTGTGTACTCCTTTATTGGGTTGACCGAGCTGCCTTGGCAGGATTATTTCTATATCCGTCTGATTCCGACGCTTTTGGCCAATGTGTTGTTTTTACTCCTTATTTATCCATTGACTAAACAGAAGTTGGTCAAGTGGTCAACGGACCGTTTCAACTCTACTGGAAAGCTGTAA